A section of the Osmia lignaria lignaria isolate PbOS001 chromosome 3, iyOsmLign1, whole genome shotgun sequence genome encodes:
- the LOC117605375 gene encoding tyrosine decarboxylase, whose amino-acid sequence MNIDEFQVRGKEMIEYICEYLRTLEGKRVTANVDPGYLRPLLPKEAPAKGESWDAIMRDVDCKIMPGITHWQHPRFHAYFPAGNSFPSILGDMLSDAIGCIGFSWAASPACTELETIVLDWYAKALDLPAEFLAEHKSSKGGGVIQGSASECILVTMLAARTQAIRTLKEQDPNTEDSAFLPRLVAYCSTEAHSCAEKAAMICLVKLRVLEPDEKGSLRGKRLESAIRKDVANGLVPFFVTTTLGTTGSCAFDNLVEIGPVCKLYPNIWLHVDGAYAGSAFICPEMRPFMAGIEHADSFNTNPNKWLLVNFDCSCMWVRDRVKLTSALVVDPLYLQHARSGESIDYRHWGIPLSRRFRALKLWFVLRSYGITGLQKYIRNHIRLARRFETLMRRDKRFEITNDVRAGLVCFRLKESDEINQELLANINASGRLHMIPARVMGKYILRFCVVKENATDDDIDYAVDVIEEHATEVMLAHYEGTEDEFRAKGPKSPAALDKKLVRKFSFTRSVTRDVYKRSISKSSLHDGATPIMVVDDNSQVDTIEEDVFCNSRS is encoded by the exons ATGAACATCGATGAGTTTCAAGTACGCGGCAAGGAGATGATCGAGTACATTTGCGAGTACCTTCGTACCTTGGAAGGAAAAAGGGTTACCGCGAACGTGGATCCAGGGTATCTTAGGCCACTTCTCCCTAAGGAAGCTCCGGCTAAAGGGGAGTCATGGGATGCGATTATGAGGGACGTCGACTGCAAAATAATGCCCGGG atcaccCACTGGCAGCATCCACGGTTTCACGCGTATTTCCCGGCAGGGAACTCGTTTCCCTCGATCCTGGGGGACATGCTGTCCGACGCAATCGGCTGCATAGGGTTCTCTTGGGCGGCCAGCCCGGCCTGCACGGAACTGGAAACGATCGTTCTCGACTGGTACGCGAAAGCGTTGGACCTTCCAGCGGAGTTCCTGGCCGAGCATAAAAGCTCGAAGGGCGGTGGAGTGATACAAGGGTCCGCCTCCGAGTGTATTCTGGTCACGATGCTGGCGGCGCGTACCCAAGCGATCAGAACGCTGAAGGAACAAGACCCGAACACCGAGGACTCGGCCTTTCTGCCACGATTGGTAGCCTATTGTTCGACGGAAGCTCATTCCTGTGCAGAAAAGGCAGCGATGATCTGTCTGGTGAAGCTTCGGGTTCTAGAGCCGGACGAGAAGGGTTCCCTACGAGGTAAGCGTCTTGAATCCGCGATCAGAAAGGACGTGGCCAACGGGTTGGTACCGTTCTTCGTCACGACCACCCTCGGCACAACAGGATCGTGCGCATTCGACAATCTCGTCGAAATCGGACCGGTGTGCAAGCTTTACCCTAATATATGGCTACACGTGGATGGAGCTTACGCTGGAAGCGCCTTTATCTGTCCGGAAATGAGACCGTTCATGGCTGGCATCGAGCACGCGGACTCGTTCAACACGAACCCCAACAAGTGGCTGCTGGTTAACTTCGATTGTTCCTGCATGTGGGTGCGGGACCGAGTCAAGCTAACGTCAGCTTTGGTCGTTGATCCGTTGTATCTGCAACACGCCAGGTCTGGAGAGTCCATCGATTACCGTCATTGGGGAATCCCGTTGAGCAGAAGATTCAGGGCACTGAAGCTATGGTTCGTCTTAAGATCATACGGGATCACTGGACTGCAGAAGTACATAAGAAACCATATCAGACTGGCCAGACGTTTCGAGACACTGATGAGAAGGGACAAGAGGTTCGAGATCACCAACGATGTCAGGGCAGGTCTGGTCTGTTTCAGACTGAAGGAGAGCGACGAGATAAATCAAGAATTGCTTGCGAATATCAATGCTTCCGGTAGACTTCACATGATACCTGCCAGGGTGATGGGCAAGTACATCCTCAGATTCTGTGTGGTCAAAGAAAATGCCACTGACGATGACATCGATTACGCGGTGGACGTGATCGAGGAACACGCTACGGAGGTGATGCTGGCTCATTACGAGGGCACCGAGGACGAGTTCAGGGCGAAGGGACCGAAGAGTCCTGCTGCTTTGGACAAGAAGCTGGTGCGGAAATTCAGCTTCACCAGGAGCGTGACCAGGGACGTTTACAAAAGATCCATCTCAAAGTCGAGCCTTCACGATGGCGCTACGCCCATCATGGTGGTGGATGATAACTCTCAGGTCGACACCATTGAAGAAGACGTTTTCTGCAACAGCAG GTCGTGA
- the LOC117605374 gene encoding aromatic-L-amino-acid decarboxylase → MDIQEFRVRGKEMVEYICEFMSNIHNRRVTPDVGPGYLRPLLPPEAPHQAESWEDIMRDVESKIMPGITHWQHPRFHAYFPAGNSFPSILGDMLADAIGCIGFSWAASPACTELETIVCDWFGKAIGLPTDFLYFNPVSKGGGVIQGSASECVLVCMLAARAEAIARLKESPAHAHLDETALLGKLMAYCSRESHSCVEKDAMICFVKLRILEPDEKSVLRGETLRQAFEADTAEGYIPFFVSTTLGTTACCSFDNLKEIGPLCKKYPGVWLHVDAAYAGNAFICPELKYLMAGVEYADSFNTNTNKFLLTNFDCSCLWVRDRFKLTGALVVDPLYLQHTHADTAIDYRHWSIPLSRRFRSLKLWFVMRSYGISGLQTYIRNHVQLAKRFEALVRKDARFELCNEVVLGLVCFRAKGSDKLNQKLLSAINDSGKLHMVPARVNQRFTIRFALAAPNATASDVDIAWSIITDYLAELSESKDVMDELADIREKKRKATLEQRRSFFVRMVSDPAIQPGFTKTPNRTGPKLDTQATIGGIGSNPHPTTRSWISWPLAYLMQARDAADTSELSLRFRHLDTMVRLKASGTGSRRGSSNGCSPEPSPSVSPSRGRSPNGRT, encoded by the exons ATGGACATCCAAGAGTTTCGTGTGCGTGGCAAGGAGATGGTAGAGTACATATGCGAGTTCATGAGTAATATCCACAATCGGCGAGTAACGCCGGACGTTGGTCCTGGATATTTGCGACCCCTCCTTCCTCCGGAAGCACCGCACCAAGCTGAATCTTGGGAGGACATCATGAGAGACGTCGAGTCGAAAATCATGCCCGGA ATCACTCATTGGCAACATCCACGATTTCACGCGTATTTTCCAGCAGGTAATTCATTCCCATCCATTCTCGGTGACATGTTGGCGGATGCAATAGGCTGTATCGGATTTTCATGG GCGGCTAGCCCGGCCTGCACGGAGCTTGAGACGATAGTCTGCGATTGGTTCG GTAAAGCCATTGGTTTACCAACGGACTTCCTTTATTTTAACCCGGTTAGCAAAGGCGGAGGTGTGATACag gGTTCAGCCTCGGAATGTGTTTTGGTATGCATGCTTGCAGCAAGGGCAGAAGCGATCGCCAGACTGAAGGAGTCACCCGCTCATGCACATTTGGACGAAACTGCGCTTCTTGGAAAGCTAATGGCTTATTGCAGTCGCGAAAGTCACAGCTGCGTCGAGAAAGACGCGATGATCTGTTTCGTGAAGCTGCGAATATTGGAACCAGACGAGAAAAGTGTGCTTCGCGGAGAAACGTTGCGTCAG GCATTCGAGGCTGACACCGCGGAGGGTTACATCCCTTTCTTCGTCTCCACCACCCTGGGCACGACCGCTTGCTGTTCCTTCGACAATCTCAAGGAGATAGGGCCACTTTGTAAAAAATATCCAGGC GTATGGCTGCACGTGGACGCAGCATACGCAGGCAACGCTTTCATCTGTCCAGAACTGAAATATCTGATGGCTGGGGTCGAATACGCCGATTCCTTCAACACTAATaccaacaaatttttattaacaaacttCGATTGTTCTTGTTTATGGGTCCGAGATAGATTCAAACTGACCGGTGCACTCGTTGTGGATCCACTTTATCTTCAGCACACTCATGCGGATACAGCCATTGATTATAG ACATTGGAGTATACCATTGAGTCGACGATTTCGTTCCCTGAAGCTATGGTTCGTCATGAGGAGTTACGGGATATCCGGTTTACAGACCTACATACGAAACCATGTACAATTGGCGAAGAGATTCGAGGCATTAGTGAGGAAAGACGCGAGATTCGAACTTTGTAACGAGGTTGTG TTGGGTCTGGTGTGTTTTCGAGCCAAAGGATCCGATAAACTGAACCAAAAATTGCTGAGCGCCATCAATGATTCCGGGAAATTGCACATGGTCCCGGCGAGAGTGAATCAACGCTTTACGATTCGTTTTGCGCTCGCCGCACCGAATGCCACTGCTTCTGACGTTG ACATCGCGTGGAGCATCATCACGGATTACTTGGCCGAATTATCGGAGTCCAAG GATGTTATGGATGAACTGGCAGATATCCgcgagaagaaaaggaaagccACGTTGGAGCAAAGGAGGTCCTTCTTCGTCCGTATGGTCTCTGATCCTGCTATTCAACCGGGATTCACGAAAACCCCGAATAGGACGGGGCCGAAGTTGGACACACAGGCGACCATCGGTGGTATCGGATCGAATCCTCATCCTACCAC ACGTTCGTGGATCTCCTGGCCGCTGGCCTATCTGATGCAAGCAAGGGACGCTGCTGATACCAGCGAACTGTCCCTCAG ATTCCGTCATTTGGACACGATGGTGCGCCTGAAGGCAAGTGGTACCGGAAGTCGCCGCGGTAGCAGCAACGGCTGCAGCCCGGAACCATCGCCATCCGTTTCCCCATCGCGCGGAAGATCGCCAAATGGTAGAACGTAA
- the LOC117605384 gene encoding COX assembly mitochondrial protein homolog, which translates to MSEQRRSIFAQNYKAGPHGLGDPDDKRLRKIEKDVLIPQKMRDRAKEEKCVKEVQEFAKCCKDSNFLMVFRCKELNNALISCLELWYKDPQFKNECTQAYLEERSEYRRTGIPKSSKRKRAVSSS; encoded by the exons ATGAGTGAACAACGACGTTCGATTTTTGCACAAAATTATAAAGCTGGACCACATGGTCTAG GTGACCCCGATGACAAACGtttaagaaaaattgagaaaGATGTACTCATACCACAAAAAATGAGAGATAgagcaaaagaagaaaaatgtgtcAAAGAAGTTCAAG AGTTTGCCAAATGTTGTAAAGATTCTAATTTTTTGATGGTATTTAGATGCAAGGAATTAAACAATGCATTAATATCATGTTTAGAATTATGGTATAAAGATCCACAGTTTAAAAATGAATGTACACAAGCATATTTAGAAGAAAGAAGTGAATATAGAAGAACCGGTATACCTAAAtcatcaaaaagaaaaagagctgTATCATCAAGCTAA
- the LOC117605372 gene encoding uncharacterized protein LOC117605372, giving the protein MESHENEQYVSFPLSGVHDGIQDNIISHEEICEPVDECVLQEGLTEVSVTDVNSDITEAQVAVEILTEHSDEEDENRVVYPIYIKQEEQQQYTSGDDESMAVEALRQLGGMYPCFEDKKVSCPNCANFFTQTEMAKHQITCTAVKLSCMTCGERFERKMDLNNHMVCHQVDRPHACRTCGNLFRSKSNLRYHMLQVHQIERPHKCTICGADFQRPSSLSNHMKIHTYVAGRAIMQSQGNDVSQSEESFRKWPENMAESQNSEVPSSSVQTVQNYDTVHWTVPSYNFPNEQSAVNAISNSQEKIDTLHEFTVMPNGEVTQFEYSQQNSINSQVNQQYNLSLNSFNNTDTMIKVETISYNSENRKNYVEVETNGTKQHTCRHCGISFPRATALVSHEKIHVSKNWSMPIECEYCDKQFQDGNHLATHQTTCAKKLMQNNIEQGSPNNKWGKHACSECGKKFTTKQKMFRHQWIHRKKTHSCEVCGSQFEKQNQLDEHRLSAHPGDSPFTCTECGKSFVSRQGLWEHGRTHAGSPAHFHCDTCSKTFSSRQGYLIHHRTHTGERPYGCKFCWKAFRDGGTLRKHERIHTGERPHVCPLCSRAFNQKVVLREHVRWVHAAGKNETEVTGPPFPCPICGALSQDRDELCAHIVKHSDQMIAEAKAKTNNNAPKIKQVKKKAKTSASTSLEEKEEIGSRIITKTEQHEALLSITDTDKSDNQQILNDKQNNTYLVVTTEKNDDDYITISEFKTENTELLADEKQDENIHGESLDMITVDKQSNTNIKLERSALHSPTGHDEITTMHLIQASKQSNTLHLISKRNESLPVLTLPNPQGHENFSSQIAQISNSDVPMDITHHSIKQDQDAKDHNEIGQESLIAEGTSHAAVIQVVQYHQEESDDEEELVCGICGEDFNDKNVLMEHVKIHI; this is encoded by the coding sequence ATGGAAAGCCATGAGAATGAACAATATGTTTCATTTCCCCTTTCTGGGGTACATGATGGAATACAAGATAATATAATATCTCATGAAGAAATATGTGAACCTGTTGACGAGTGTGTCCTTCAAGAAGGACTTACTGAGGTATCTGTTACAGATGTCAATAGTGATATTACTGAGGCGCAGGTTGCTGTTGAAATCTTAACAGAACATTCAGATGAAGAAGATGAAAATCGTGTAGTATATCCTATATACATTAAAcaagaagagcaacaacaatATACATCTGGAGATGATGAATCTATGGCTGTGGAAGCTCTCAGACAACTTGGAGGAATGTATCCATGTTTTGAAGATAAAAAAGTATCTTGTCCTAATTGTGCAAATTTCTTCACACAAACTGAGATGGCAAAACATCAAATTACTTGCACTGCCGTTAAATTATCATGTATGACTTGTGGAGAAAGATTTGAAAGAAAGATGGATTTAAATAACCATATGGTTTGTCATCAAGTAGATCGTCCACATGCTTGTAGAACTTGTGGTAATTTGTTTCGTTCAAAAAGCAATTTAAGATATCATATGTTACAAGTACATCAAATAGAGAGACCTCATAAATGCACTATATGTGGAGCAGATTTTCAAAGACCTTCTAGTTTATCTAATCATATGAAAATTCATACATATGTTGCCGGACGTGCCATCATGCAATCACAGGGTAATGATGTATCACAGTCTGAAGAATCTTTCAGAAAGTGGCCTGAAAATATGGCGGAGTCTCAAAACAGTGAAGTACCATCTTCCTCTGTACAGACTGTACAAAATTATGATACAGTTCATTGGACAGTCCCATCTTACAATTTTCCCAACGAACAATCAGCAGTTAATGCAATATCAAATTCTCAAGAGAAAATAGATACTCTGCATGAATTTACTGTAATGCCAAATGGAGAAGTAACACAGTTTGAGTATTCGCAACAAAATAGTATAAATAGCCAAGTAAATCAACAATACAATCTCTcattgaattcatttaataatacTGATACAATGATAAAAGTTGAAACTATATCATATAACAGTGAAAACCGAAAAAATTATGTAGAAGTTGAAACAAATGGTACAAAGCAGCATACATGTAGACACTGTGGAATTAGTTTCCCTCGTGCAACAGCATTAGTATCTCATGAAAAAATTCATGTATCTAAAAATTGGAGCATGCCAATTGAATGTGAATATTGTGATAAACAATTTCAAGATGGTAACCATCTGGCAACTCATCAAACTACATGTGCAAAGAAGCTAATGCAAAATAATATAGAACAAGGTTCACCTAATAATAAATGGGGTAAACATGCATGTTCCGAATGTGGCAAAaaatttacaacaaaacaaaaaatgttCAGACATCAATGGATTCATAGAAAGAAAACACATTCCTGTGAAGTATGTGGATCtcaatttgaaaaacaaaatcaaTTAGACGAGCACAGACTATCGGCACATCCTGGTGATTCTCCATTTACTTGTACAGAATGTGGTAAAAGTTTCGTATCTCGTCAAGGACTATGGGAACATGGAAGAACACATGCTGGAAGCCCTGCACATTTTCACTGTGATACATGTTCTAAAACATTTTCATCTAGACAAGGATATTTGATACATCACCGAACTCATACCGGAGAAAGACCATACGGTTGTAAATTTTGTTGGAAAGCATTTAGAGACGGCGGAACTTTAAGAAAACACGAACGTATTCATACAGGAGAAAGACCCCATGTTTGTCCTTTGTGTTCAAGAGCATTTAATCAGAAAGTTGTTCTGAGAGAACATGTTAGATGGGTTCATGCAGCAGGAAAAAATGAAACCGAAGTAACTGGACCTCCTTTTCCTTGCCCTATATGCGGAGCTTTAAGTCAAGATCGGGACGAATTGTGTGCGCATATTGTTAAACATTCAGATCAAATGATAGCAGAAGCGAAAGCTAAAACAAACAATAATGCGccaaaaataaaacaagttaAAAAGAAAGCAAAAACGTCTGCAAGTACTAGTttggaagagaaagaggaaatcgGAAGTCGTATAATTACTAaaacagaacaacacgaagcaCTTTTGTCTATCACAGACACAGATAAATCAGATAATCAgcaaattttaaatgataaacAAAATAATACCTATCTTGTAGTTACCACAGAAAAAAATGATGACGATTACATTACAATATCAGAATTTAAAACTGAAAATACAGAATTATTAGCTGATGAAAAACAGGATGAAAACATACATGGAGAATCTTTAGATATGATTACAGTAGATAAGCAaagtaatacaaatataaaattagaaagaaGTGCACTTCATTCTCCAACTGGTCATGATGAAATAACTACAATGCATTTAATACAAGCTTCAAAACAATCTAATACTttgcatttaatatcaaaacgaAATGAATCATTGCCTGTTTTGACACTACCAAATCCTCAGGGTCACGAAAATTTTTCCAGTCAAATTGCACAAATAAGTAACAGCGATGTACCCATGGATATAACTCATCATTCAATTAAACAGGATCAAGATGCAAAGGATCATAATGAAATTGGACAAGAATCATTAATAGCTGAAGGAACGTCCCATGCAGCTGTAATACAAGTTGTACAGTATCATCAAGAAGAAAGTGATGATGAAGAGGAATTAGTTTGTGGTATTTGTGGAGAAgattttaatgataaaaatgtGTTAATGGAACACGTAAAAAttcatatataa
- the Mob4 gene encoding MOB kinase activator 4, translating into MKMADGPTILRRNRPGTKAKDFCRWPDEPFEEMDSTLAVQQYIQQMIRKDPSNVDLILKMPDAQDEAVWKYEHLRQFCMELNGLTVRLQEECYPASCSQMTATEQWIFLCAAHKTPKECPAIDYTRHTLDGAACLLNSNKYFPSRVSIKESSVAKLGSVSRRVYRIFSHAYYHHRAIFDEFENKTFLCRRFTAFVTKYSLMSKESLIVPIMEEDGTTESEA; encoded by the exons ATGAAGATGGCGGATGGACCCACGATCCTTAGAAGAAATAGACCCGGAACGAAAGCAAAG GATTTCTGTAGATGGCCAGATGAACCCTTCGAAGAAATGGATAGCACATTGGCTGTGCAACAATATATTCAACAAATGATCAGAAAGGATCCATCCAATGttgatttgatattgaaaatgCCAGATGCACAAGATGAAGCAGTGTGGAAATATGAGCATTTGAGGCAATTTTGTATGGAACTCAATGGCTTGACAGTAAGATTGCAAGAAGAATGTTATCCAGCATCTTGTAGTCAAATGACAGCTACAGAACAATGGATATTTTTGTGTGCTGCTCACAAAACTCCTAAGGAATGTCCAGCCATTGACTATACAAGACATACTCTTGATGGTGCAGCTTGTTTGCTTAATAGCAACAAATACTTTCCCAGCAG gGTTAGTATCAAAGAATCTTCGGTAGCCAAACTTGGATCAGTTAGTCGCAGGGTTTATAGAATTTTTTCTCATGCATATTATCATCACAGAGCAATATTTGATGAATTTGAGAATAAAACCTTTCTGTGCCGCAG gTTTACAGCATTTGTGACAAAGTACAGTTTGATGTCAAAAGAGAGTTTAATAGTTCCAATAATGGAAGAAGATGGAACAACAGAAAGCGAAGCCTAG
- the ND-ACP gene encoding NADH dehydrogenase (ubiquinone) acyl carrier protein isoform X2, with protein sequence MASLAGVRLLMRNTGTLRNLISRPCLRGAVTQLQLNERFFHCNRQSTTKVLPQVKTQTIRTYCKDAKIKDIQERVLDVVKAYDKISADKLSLESHFMNDLGLDSLDHIEVIMAIEDEFGFEIPDMDAEKLLRPADIVRYVADKEDIYE encoded by the exons ATGGCGTCTCTCGCGGGAGTTCGTCTTTTAATGAGAAATACCGGTACTCTTAGAAATTTAATCAGTCGACCATGCTTACGTGGTGCTGTTACACAACTTCAATTAAATGAAAGATTCTTTCATTGTAACCGACAAAGTACCACTAAAGTCTTACCGCAG GTAAAGACACAGACTATACGCACATATTGTAAAGATGCTAAAATTAAAGATATTCAGGAACGTGTTCTCGATGTGGTCAAAGCCTATGATAAAATATCTGCTGACAAG TTAAGTTTGGAGTCTCATTTTATGAATGACTTGGGCTTGGATTCTTTGGATCATATAGAAGTTATAATGGCCATAGAAGACGAATTTGGTTTTGAAATACCAGATATGGATGCAGAGAAATTATTACGGCCAGCAGATATAGTGCGTTATGTTGCTGACAAAGAAgatatttatgaataa
- the ND-ACP gene encoding NADH dehydrogenase (ubiquinone) acyl carrier protein isoform X1, which produces MASLAGVRLLMRNTGTLRNLISRPCLRGAVTQLQLNERFFHCNRQSTTKVLPQGPRVKQVRHYSHKQPLTLQLISQRVLLVLGLYDKIDRNKLSLESHFMNDLGLDSLDHIEVIMAIEDEFGFEIPDMDAEKLLRPADIVRYVADKEDIYE; this is translated from the exons ATGGCGTCTCTCGCGGGAGTTCGTCTTTTAATGAGAAATACCGGTACTCTTAGAAATTTAATCAGTCGACCATGCTTACGTGGTGCTGTTACACAACTTCAATTAAATGAAAGATTCTTTCATTGTAACCGACAAAGTACCACTAAAGTCTTACCGCAG GGCCCACGAGTCAAGCAGGTGCGCCACTACAGTCACAAGCAACCATTAACACTTCAACTTATTAGCCAGCGTGTACTTTTAGTGCTAGGTCTCTATGATAAAATTGATCGAAACAAG TTAAGTTTGGAGTCTCATTTTATGAATGACTTGGGCTTGGATTCTTTGGATCATATAGAAGTTATAATGGCCATAGAAGACGAATTTGGTTTTGAAATACCAGATATGGATGCAGAGAAATTATTACGGCCAGCAGATATAGTGCGTTATGTTGCTGACAAAGAAgatatttatgaataa
- the Rpp25 gene encoding ribonuclease P protein subunit Rpp25 gives MGKSKLKRKKWTKNLKDEPKDSGVPIPNLPEKFLLMRVKSGTKIRNVLGYALKEFSKYNNVVWTAAGQGIGKAISCAEIFKKKQENLHQITKLRYVESTKSITEKKGDLNVETRHVPEIHILLAKEIKDTSEPGYQAPDDCGEFLNDEDVKNNKKDRRQEAGNMSCIDAEEFAAMGLRTGQKRPKKEQQAEAPPKKNKKRDG, from the exons ATGGGTAAATCAAAAttaaagagaaagaaatggacaaagAATTTAAAAGATGAACCAAAAGATTCAGGCGTTCCTATACCGAATCTACCAGAAAAGTTTCTTCTGATGCGT gTGAAAAGTGGCACGAAGATCAGAAACGTTTTAGGATATGCAttgaaagaattttcaaaatacaataacGTTGTTTGGACTGCAGCAGGTCAGGGGATTGGAAAAGCCATTTCCTGTGCGGAGATTTTTAAGAAGAAACAAGAAAACCTTCATCAGATTACCAAGTTGCGTTACGTCGA ATCGACGAAATCGATAACGGAAAAGAAAGGTGATTTGAACGTAGAAACTCGCCATGTACCGGAAATACACATTCTGTTAGCGAAAGAGATAAAGGACACATCAGAACCTGG TTACCAAGCACCCGATGATTGTGGAGAATTTTTAAACGATGAAGAtgtgaaaaataacaaaaaagatAGGAGACAGGAAGCTGGTAATATGTCCTGCATTGACGCTGAGGAATTTGCAGCTATGGGCTTGAGAACGGGTCAAAAAAGACCGAAAAAAGAGCAGCAAGCTGAAGCGCCAcctaaaaaaaataagaagagaGATGGATGA
- the LOC117605383 gene encoding peptidyl-prolyl cis-trans isomerase H has translation MPTWNQIQAQLRNPNNPVVFFDVSVGTTEIGRMIFELFEDVCPKTSENFRQFCTGEYRKDGVPLGFKGAIFHRVIKDFMIQGGDFVNGDGTGVISIYGGGTFPDENFTLKHDSPGLLSMANSGKDTNGCQFFITCAKCNFLDGKHVVFGRVIDGLLVMRKVENVPTGPNNKPKIPVTISQCGQM, from the coding sequence ATGCCTACTTGGAATCAAATACAAGCTCAGCTACGAAATCCAAATAATCCGGTGGTTTTCTTCGACGTGTCTGTGGGTACAACAGAAATTGGACGAATGATTTTTGAACTCTTCGAGGATGTTTGTCCAAAGACGTCAGAAAATTTTCGACAATTCTGTACTGGAGAATATAGAAAGGACGGTGTACCTTTGGGTTTCAAAGGTGCCATTTTCCATAGAGTCATCAAAGATTTCATGATCCAGGGTGGTGACTTCGTAAACGGCGATGGTACTGGAGTTATAAGTATCTATGGTGGTGGAACCTTTCCAGAtgaaaattttacattaaaacACGACTCACCTGGATTATTATCCATGGCAAACAGTGGTAAAGACACTAACGGGTGCCAATTCTTTATTACTTGTGCCAAGTGTAATTTCTTGGATGGTAAACACGTCGTTTTTGGAAGAGTTATCGATGGACTTCTGGTTATGAGAAAAGTGGAGAACGTTCCAACAGGACCGAACAATAAACCAAAAATTCCTGTGACAATATCTCAATGCGGACAAATGTAA
- the Rpn11 gene encoding regulatory particle non-ATPase 11 translates to MDRLLRLGGAMPGLSQGPPPSDAPVVDTAEQVYISSLALLKMLKHGRAGVPMEVMGLMLGEFVDDYTVRVIDVFAMPQTGTGVSVEAVDPVFQAKMLDMLKQTGRPEMVVGWYHSHPGFGCWLSGVDINTQQSFEALSERAVAVVIDPIQSVKGKVVIDAFRLINPNMMVLGQEPRQTTSNLGHLQKPSVQALIHGLNRHYYSISINYRKNELEQKMLLNLHKKTWMDGLTLAEYSEHSRLNENIVSEMLELAKNYNKALEDEEKMTPEQLAIKNVGKQDPKRHLEEKVDTLMATNIVQCLGAMLDTVVFK, encoded by the exons ATGGACCGATTATTGAGATTAGGAGGTGCTATGCCAGGTCTCAGTCAAGGACCTCCACCTTCAGATGCTCCAGTTGTTGACACTGCAGAACAG gtATACATATCATCATTAGCACTTCTAAAGATGCTTAAACATGGACGTGCTGGTGTACCTATGGAAGTAATGGGTTTAATGCTTGGAGAATTTGTTGATGATTATACTGTTCGTGTTATTGATGTATTTGCTATGCCTCAAACAGGAACA gGAGTTAGTGTAGAAGCAGTTGATCCAGTGTTTCAAGCAAAAATGTTAGATATGCTTAAACAAACTGGTCGGCCCGAAATGGTGGTAGGATGGTACCACTCCCATCCAGGATTTGGTTGTTGGCTTTCTGGTGTAGATATTAATACGCAACAGTCATTTGAGGCCCTTAGTGAAAGAGCAGTGGCTGTTGTTATTGATCCTATACAATCAGTGAAAGGCAAAGTTGTAATTGATGcatttagattaattaatccGAACATGATG GTTTTGGGACAAGAACCACGTCAGACTACATCCAACCTAGGTCATCTACAAAAACCATCTGTTCAAGCATTAATTCATGGCTTAAATCGTCATTATTATAGCATTAGTATTAACTACCGTAAAAATGAATTAGAACAGAAAAtgctattaaatttacataagaaAACATGGATGGATGGTCTTACACTCGCTGAATATTCAGAACACAGTAGActtaatgaaaatattgtatCTGAAATGCTTGAACTTGCCAAGAATTATAACAAG GCActggaagatgaagaaaaaatgaCACCTGAACAATTAGCTATAAAAAATGTTGGCAAACAAGATCCAAAACGGCATTTGGAAGAAAAGGTGGACACCCTTATGGCCACAAATATCGTTCAATGTCTGGGAGCTATGCTTGATACAGTTGTATTTAAATAA